A genomic stretch from Nitrospinaceae bacterium includes:
- a CDS encoding cupin domain-containing protein produces MQAYNWNDIPGHKKEDRVQRVVAGANMTVLQQTLLPNMKPNPHKHDWEQMSIVLAGKAKFTCMGKEVIMGPGGVVVFPPNEIHCTELVDGEALFVEEIFAPGVDRLNEIAAK; encoded by the coding sequence ATGCAAGCCTATAATTGGAACGACATTCCCGGACATAAAAAAGAGGACCGCGTTCAGCGTGTGGTGGCGGGAGCGAACATGACCGTTCTTCAGCAGACGCTTTTGCCAAACATGAAGCCGAATCCGCATAAGCATGACTGGGAGCAGATGAGTATTGTTCTCGCGGGCAAGGCGAAATTCACCTGCATGGGCAAAGAAGTCATCATGGGCCCCGGCGGTGTGGTGGTTTTTCCGCCGAACGAGATTCACTGCACCGAACTCGTCGACGGCGAGGCGCTTTTTGTCGAGGAAATTTTTGCGCCAGGCGTTGATCGGCTAAACGAGATTGCGGCCAAGTAG
- a CDS encoding TAXI family TRAP transporter solute-binding subunit — translation MSMISKTGFAIATLLVAGLFAGSEIEAAKANMTIAAGGKGSGGYRLSGGLAEAVNRVSDKVNMTVQPTGGFVANTRIIGTGRTQFAMSSTVFLDFIRRQKGPFKKNKEKVLSIRAIGPVATSWFQLVVPSKSKIKSYNDMLGKRVNLGKKGSGGYFMANNIVNWMGIKKKIQADAMSWGPATRALVDGKIDVFMIHNPVPSPHVLRASRSINVRVLDMPESLRDKFEELSPGYSRETVDASVYKGMKGKKFKSISHSVFLVAHKGTPNDIVYEVTRHTYTEKSKKFLTSGHKAWKFGLRDAATSGAFIKKVMKTGTPMHPGAMRFWKEKGYSN, via the coding sequence ATGTCAATGATTTCAAAAACAGGTTTTGCCATAGCCACGTTGCTTGTGGCTGGGCTCTTCGCTGGCTCGGAGATTGAGGCAGCCAAGGCGAACATGACCATCGCTGCTGGCGGCAAAGGCTCGGGCGGCTATCGCCTCTCGGGCGGGCTCGCCGAGGCAGTGAATCGAGTAAGCGACAAAGTAAACATGACGGTCCAGCCTACGGGTGGATTTGTCGCCAACACCCGCATTATCGGCACCGGGCGCACTCAGTTTGCCATGTCGAGCACCGTCTTCCTCGACTTCATTCGCCGCCAAAAGGGCCCCTTCAAAAAGAATAAGGAGAAGGTCCTATCGATCCGGGCCATCGGACCTGTCGCCACCTCCTGGTTCCAGCTCGTAGTCCCGTCCAAGAGCAAGATTAAAAGCTACAACGATATGCTCGGTAAAAGGGTGAACCTTGGCAAAAAAGGTAGTGGTGGCTACTTCATGGCCAACAACATCGTGAACTGGATGGGAATCAAAAAGAAAATTCAGGCCGACGCGATGAGCTGGGGCCCGGCAACAAGGGCACTTGTTGACGGAAAGATCGACGTGTTCATGATTCACAATCCTGTTCCCTCGCCTCACGTCCTTCGGGCCTCGCGGAGCATCAACGTTCGTGTTTTGGACATGCCTGAGAGTCTCCGCGACAAATTCGAGGAGTTGAGCCCTGGTTATTCAAGAGAGACCGTGGATGCGAGCGTCTACAAAGGGATGAAGGGCAAGAAGTTCAAATCGATATCCCACTCCGTCTTCTTGGTTGCGCACAAGGGCACGCCCAACGACATCGTTTACGAAGTCACGCGGCACACCTACACCGAGAAGAGCAAAAAGTTTCTGACCAGCGGCCATAAAGCCTGGAAGTTTGGCTTGCGGGATGCGGCCACATCTGGCGCATTCATCAAAAAAGTGATGAAAACCGGAACACCGATGCATCCGGGCGCCATGCGCTTCTGGAAAGAAAAAGGCTACTCCAACTAG
- a CDS encoding alpha/beta hydrolase produces the protein MPTATVNGIHLNYRVEGSGPPLVLAHGFSTGHYVWDTVAERLAGRYQIIRHDHRGHGDSSKPPGPYRLRDYVDDTVALINYLGFEQVDLMGHSMGGRTALLFALEHPERLRRLLLVGAAGAPPKDGQLKRFEAIKKFATEEGMAAVFKSDLFSFALPEAWKNDPTPALERFLKNTPESFCAAAEATITMPDLRERLGEITSPVWVCAGKRDAVPLAFSELCKEKIANCTRAIIPACGHYPMQDATEIFLDQLEKFLDSTPGDKP, from the coding sequence ATGCCCACAGCCACCGTCAACGGAATACACCTAAATTACCGCGTCGAGGGAAGCGGCCCGCCCCTCGTGCTCGCCCATGGCTTCTCTACCGGCCACTACGTTTGGGATACAGTCGCCGAGCGCCTCGCGGGACGCTATCAAATCATTCGCCACGACCATCGGGGCCACGGGGACTCATCGAAGCCACCCGGGCCCTACCGCCTTCGCGACTATGTGGACGACACCGTCGCTCTCATTAACTATCTAGGTTTTGAGCAGGTGGACCTCATGGGACACAGCATGGGCGGTCGAACAGCCCTTCTCTTCGCACTAGAGCACCCCGAGCGCCTGAGGCGTCTTCTCCTCGTAGGTGCCGCCGGGGCCCCGCCCAAGGACGGCCAACTCAAGCGCTTTGAGGCCATCAAAAAATTCGCGACCGAGGAAGGAATGGCGGCGGTCTTTAAGAGCGATCTTTTCAGCTTCGCTTTGCCCGAGGCTTGGAAAAATGACCCCACCCCGGCGCTAGAGCGATTCTTGAAAAATACGCCCGAGAGCTTTTGCGCGGCAGCCGAGGCGACAATCACCATGCCCGACTTGAGGGAGCGCCTTGGAGAGATTACCTCGCCCGTTTGGGTGTGCGCAGGCAAACGAGATGCAGTGCCCCTGGCATTCAGCGAGCTTTGCAAGGAAAAAATTGCGAATTGCACGAGAGCCATCATCCCCGCCTGCGGCCACTACCCGATGCAGGATGCAACTGAAATATTTTTAGACCAGCTAGAAAAATTTCTCGACTCCACTCCGGGGGACAAACCATGA
- a CDS encoding SDR family oxidoreductase, whose amino-acid sequence MDLMLEDKVAMISGGSKGIGLNIARDLAADGCHVAISGRTQADLDEAVKNIGAQERGRVISFCGDMNVKEDCEKFLAAAVGEFGGVDILVNNVGGSDPKPLLETTDEDWLKVFEFNLFNAVRLSRLLIPEMKKRGGGSILNIASIAGRESGSAMTYNSSKAAMISFSKALAQQVAKDNIRVNSLAPGSVLFPGGVWERRIAESPDGLKSWSSSVMPLGRFGKPEEISAVATFMVSPRASLVHGACWNVDGCQSRSNI is encoded by the coding sequence ATGGACCTGATGCTAGAGGATAAAGTCGCCATGATCTCAGGAGGCAGCAAAGGAATTGGACTCAATATCGCGCGTGATTTGGCTGCCGATGGCTGCCACGTTGCCATTAGCGGGCGTACGCAGGCTGATCTTGACGAGGCTGTAAAAAATATCGGCGCGCAGGAACGGGGCCGTGTGATTTCGTTTTGTGGTGATATGAACGTTAAAGAGGACTGTGAGAAATTTCTTGCGGCGGCAGTTGGCGAGTTCGGCGGGGTGGATATCCTGGTGAACAACGTTGGGGGAAGCGATCCCAAGCCTTTGCTCGAAACCACCGACGAGGATTGGCTGAAAGTTTTCGAATTCAATCTTTTTAATGCCGTGCGTCTTTCGCGGCTGCTGATTCCAGAGATGAAAAAGCGGGGCGGCGGATCGATTCTCAATATCGCCTCTATTGCGGGGAGGGAGTCTGGCTCGGCAATGACCTATAACTCATCGAAGGCGGCGATGATTAGTTTCTCCAAGGCGCTTGCGCAGCAGGTGGCCAAAGATAATATTCGCGTTAACTCGCTAGCGCCTGGTAGCGTTCTTTTTCCGGGTGGTGTCTGGGAGCGGCGCATCGCCGAATCACCTGATGGACTCAAAAGTTGGTCTTCCTCGGTCATGCCGCTAGGGCGCTTTGGTAAGCCCGAGGAGATCAGTGCCGTTGCGACATTCATGGTGAGTCCGCGTGCAAGTCTCGTACACGGTGCCTGCTGGAACGTGGACGGCTGTCAGAGCCGGTCGAATATTTAG
- a CDS encoding acyl-CoA/acyl-ACP dehydrogenase codes for MQYPFTEEQLAMSDLVNDFMEKEVAPVAAEMDRSPDPKDCYPAELINKASKLGIRTMAVPEEWGGAGADTTTKALCLWRGAQTEVGVIKCLSQCWKISTAIAKRGTEAQKEKWLKMFVEDDDCVGSFCMTEPDYGSDNLYRQPGPHLGLKTAAVEDGDYYVLNGAKRFTSLTSWAKILVVFARTDPNADLQQGTTCFLVRGDQEGVSYGRVHDKMGYRLYPNAESFYDNVRVHKDDILGEVNKGYHVQSTIFRGSAELAACNTGIARGIFNFCNQYTKDRIQGGVPIIEHPTVRHMMAEMLMNIEVAEQFMWRICWGVENDETFNSRFTRYGKVFSDQMALKTIALATDVLGGIGIMKDNPVEKMIRDLITFLHGDGTDSLTLLRAAQTLDEPC; via the coding sequence ATGCAATATCCGTTCACGGAAGAGCAGCTTGCCATGTCCGATTTGGTGAACGATTTTATGGAGAAAGAAGTTGCGCCCGTTGCTGCCGAGATGGATCGCAGCCCTGATCCCAAGGACTGCTATCCCGCCGAGTTGATCAACAAGGCATCGAAGCTGGGCATTCGCACGATGGCTGTTCCCGAGGAATGGGGTGGCGCCGGTGCCGACACCACGACCAAGGCGCTTTGCCTGTGGCGGGGCGCGCAGACCGAGGTGGGCGTTATCAAGTGTCTGAGTCAGTGCTGGAAAATCTCGACCGCCATCGCCAAGCGGGGCACCGAGGCCCAGAAGGAAAAATGGCTCAAGATGTTTGTCGAGGATGACGATTGTGTTGGCTCGTTCTGCATGACCGAGCCCGACTACGGCTCGGACAATCTTTATCGCCAGCCCGGCCCGCACCTGGGGCTCAAAACAGCGGCTGTCGAGGACGGCGATTATTATGTCCTGAACGGGGCCAAACGCTTCACCTCGTTGACGAGCTGGGCCAAGATCCTCGTTGTATTCGCACGCACGGACCCCAACGCCGATCTCCAGCAAGGAACAACCTGCTTTCTCGTTCGCGGGGATCAAGAAGGTGTTTCCTACGGGCGGGTGCACGACAAGATGGGCTACCGCCTCTACCCGAATGCCGAGAGTTTTTATGACAATGTGCGCGTCCACAAAGACGATATTCTCGGTGAGGTGAACAAGGGCTACCATGTCCAGTCCACCATCTTCCGGGGCAGCGCAGAGCTGGCCGCCTGCAATACTGGCATCGCACGAGGTATTTTTAATTTTTGCAACCAATACACAAAGGACCGCATCCAAGGCGGGGTGCCCATTATCGAGCACCCAACTGTGCGCCACATGATGGCCGAGATGCTGATGAACATCGAAGTGGCCGAACAGTTCATGTGGCGTATCTGCTGGGGGGTGGAAAATGATGAAACCTTCAACAGCCGCTTCACGCGCTATGGCAAGGTTTTCAGCGACCAGATGGCCCTCAAGACCATCGCCCTGGCCACCGACGTACTCGGCGGCATCGGCATTATGAAGGACAACCCGGTCGAGAAAATGATCCGCGACCTCATCACCTTCCTCCACGGGGACGGTACCGACTCGCTCACGCTCTTGCGCGCCGCGCAGACGCTCGACGAGCCCTGCTAG
- a CDS encoding VOC family protein, giving the protein MPPKLSRMQHIALKVRDLEKSLEFYVGIMGFRVIEHVDQLDPDKTSFGFTRRVRFISCSNEHHVVNLTEIGAEYILPNQPPAENSRALMNYGLHHFAFAVDGKGEFNEWVEYLKSKNVEFVRGPLVHSPTHPEGDGSPGENRAMYFCDPDGNAIEICCDMMQMGDDDQVDPVWHAERIRRDGYNSEEVALPSINR; this is encoded by the coding sequence ATGCCCCCGAAACTCAGCCGAATGCAACACATCGCCCTCAAAGTGCGCGATCTTGAGAAATCCCTTGAATTCTATGTGGGCATCATGGGCTTCCGGGTTATCGAGCATGTCGATCAATTGGACCCGGATAAGACCAGTTTTGGCTTCACCCGGCGCGTGCGCTTCATTTCCTGCTCGAACGAGCATCACGTCGTCAATCTCACCGAAATTGGCGCAGAATACATTCTCCCCAATCAGCCCCCTGCCGAGAACTCCCGGGCGCTGATGAATTATGGGCTCCACCACTTCGCCTTCGCCGTGGACGGCAAGGGTGAGTTCAACGAGTGGGTTGAATACCTAAAATCAAAAAATGTCGAATTCGTCAGGGGACCTCTGGTCCACAGCCCAACACACCCCGAGGGTGACGGCTCGCCCGGCGAGAATCGGGCCATGTATTTTTGCGACCCCGATGGCAACGCGATTGAAATTTGTTGCGACATGATGCAGATGGGCGATGATGACCAGGTAGACCCCGTATGGCATGCCGAACGAATCCGCAGGGACGGCTATAACTCCGAGGAGGTGGCGCTACCCTCGATCAACCGATAG
- a CDS encoding ABC transporter ATP-binding protein, whose amino-acid sequence MSNRLTIVGLRKNFGPVVAVDGLSLAIEDGELMVLVGPTGCGKSTLLRLISGLEHPDAGHVYLDGERVNDLPVGRRGIQLVFQSYALWPHMQVFSEKRWSNLGFAPKLRRWLPEAIARRIRDVMGRVGIDENLIERRPNQLSAGQQQKVAIGRAIAVPPRVFLLDEPMANIDPVSKRQVRGELRRVHDELGATTLLVTHDLNDASLLADRIAIMREGKIIQVDTLENLMRSPVDDFVADFFASFDVGRPKFRKSAGRAEE is encoded by the coding sequence TTGTCCAACCGCCTGACGATTGTAGGCCTGAGAAAAAACTTCGGCCCCGTAGTGGCCGTGGACGGGCTATCGCTCGCCATCGAGGATGGTGAGTTGATGGTCCTCGTGGGTCCCACCGGTTGCGGCAAGAGTACGCTTCTTAGGCTAATTTCTGGGCTAGAGCATCCCGATGCGGGGCACGTCTATCTCGACGGCGAGCGGGTGAATGATTTGCCAGTTGGCCGCCGGGGGATTCAACTCGTTTTTCAAAGCTATGCACTTTGGCCCCACATGCAGGTATTCAGCGAGAAACGATGGAGCAATCTTGGTTTTGCGCCCAAGCTCCGGCGTTGGCTACCCGAGGCAATCGCGCGGCGGATTCGTGATGTGATGGGGCGGGTTGGCATCGATGAAAATCTCATCGAGCGTCGCCCGAACCAGCTAAGCGCCGGTCAACAGCAAAAAGTGGCCATAGGCCGGGCCATAGCTGTTCCGCCCCGCGTGTTTCTACTCGATGAGCCAATGGCGAATATCGATCCCGTCTCGAAGCGCCAAGTGCGGGGCGAACTTCGCCGGGTACACGATGAACTGGGGGCGACGACTCTTCTCGTTACCCACGATTTAAATGACGCCAGTCTCCTTGCCGACCGCATCGCCATCATGCGCGAGGGGAAAATTATTCAAGTGGACACTCTTGAAAATCTCATGCGCTCGCCAGTTGACGACTTTGTCGCGGATTTTTTTGCGTCTTTTGATGTCGGACGTCCGAAATTTCGGAAAAGTGCGGGCCGGGCCGAGGAGTAA
- a CDS encoding tetratricopeptide repeat protein yields the protein MAENFVEGVFEEEKVLTGGLRESIKYWVKMDGEAYVLEYLRLDGASTGMEAERLSEADFQKRFSKTEEKEPEEEKTPEEEERDKLVRLGEIHMEKNEFHSAEYEFKNALKVDESSVKASLGLGQSFVGQGKIEEAKEVFSALGENEELYKEENKHTFNELGISLRKQEMYDEAVKNYHRAIQLDTDDPVLHYNLSLALYHSGQMATAKKFLSSAIEMDGKFEDAKKLLKLIESKV from the coding sequence GTGGCTGAAAATTTTGTGGAAGGTGTATTTGAGGAAGAAAAAGTTCTGACAGGTGGGCTGCGCGAGAGCATCAAGTATTGGGTGAAGATGGACGGGGAGGCTTATGTCCTCGAATATCTGCGCCTCGATGGCGCCTCGACGGGTATGGAGGCCGAGCGGCTCTCGGAGGCGGATTTTCAAAAACGTTTCTCGAAGACCGAAGAGAAGGAGCCCGAGGAGGAAAAGACCCCTGAGGAGGAGGAGCGCGATAAACTGGTGCGCCTTGGCGAGATTCACATGGAGAAAAATGAGTTCCACAGCGCCGAGTATGAATTTAAAAATGCCCTCAAGGTGGATGAGAGTAGCGTCAAGGCGAGCCTCGGTCTTGGGCAGTCGTTCGTTGGCCAAGGGAAAATAGAGGAAGCCAAGGAGGTTTTCTCCGCGCTAGGTGAGAACGAGGAACTCTACAAGGAAGAGAATAAGCACACCTTTAACGAACTGGGAATATCGCTCCGCAAGCAGGAAATGTACGATGAGGCGGTCAAGAACTATCACCGAGCAATTCAACTTGATACCGACGATCCGGTTCTCCACTATAACCTTTCCCTCGCCCTCTACCACTCGGGGCAAATGGCGACGGCCAAGAAATTTCTTAGCTCCGCGATCGAAATGGATGGCAAGTTTGAGGACGCCAAAAAACTTTTGAAACTCATTGAATCGAAGGTTTGA
- a CDS encoding alpha/beta hydrolase, translating to MTPEAHGVPFEDIHFRAADGTKLHGWYVEPARPGGPVILWAHGNAGNLSHRTENIAFIRRELGAGIFLFDYRGYGLSEGRPTEEGLYDDARSAYAWLRERIPPERIFLFGRSLGAAVMVNLAAENHEARGLILESPFESLLAMGRKMLPILPVSLLISQKFDTAALIPKIKMPVFILHGSADEIIPFSQGQTIFDLAPEPKRFFSIIGAGHNDTYRAGGPEYWAAWRRFLASPEGE from the coding sequence GTGACGCCTGAGGCTCATGGCGTGCCGTTCGAGGACATCCACTTCAGGGCCGCGGACGGGACGAAACTTCATGGCTGGTACGTTGAACCCGCCCGGCCCGGTGGACCGGTCATTCTCTGGGCCCACGGCAACGCGGGCAACCTGTCGCATCGGACTGAGAACATCGCTTTCATCCGCCGTGAGTTGGGCGCGGGCATTTTTCTTTTCGACTACCGAGGCTATGGCCTTAGCGAGGGCCGACCGACCGAGGAAGGGCTCTACGACGACGCGCGCTCCGCCTACGCCTGGTTGCGGGAGCGCATTCCACCAGAGCGTATTTTTCTCTTCGGGCGCTCACTCGGCGCAGCCGTGATGGTCAATCTGGCGGCCGAGAACCACGAGGCGCGCGGGCTTATTCTTGAGTCGCCTTTCGAGAGTCTTCTCGCCATGGGGCGTAAAATGCTCCCCATCCTACCGGTGAGCCTGCTAATCAGCCAAAAATTCGACACCGCAGCGCTCATTCCAAAAATCAAGATGCCCGTATTCATCCTCCACGGCAGCGCCGATGAAATAATCCCCTTTTCTCAGGGGCAAACCATCTTTGACCTCGCCCCCGAGCCCAAGCGCTTTTTCAGTATCATCGGGGCTGGCCACAACGACACCTACCGTGCAGGCGGCCCCGAATACTGGGCAGCCTGGCGGCGCTTCCTCGCCTCACCTGAGGGCGAATAA
- the queC gene encoding 7-cyano-7-deazaguanine synthase QueC, whose amino-acid sequence MDSAVVLAIAREEGFACEALSFDYGQRHRTELAAARRVAQSLGASGHTTLPIDMRAIGGSALTDDIDVPKDRGEIGQGIPVTYVPARNTVFLSYALALAEVKGAWDIFIGVNALDYSGYPDCRPEFIEAFERLANLATKAAVESGDVMRIHSPLAQMSKADIVRRGAELGIDFALTHSCYDPGEGGRSCGRCDACQLRIKGFAEAGMKDPLPYTH is encoded by the coding sequence ATGGATTCTGCTGTCGTCCTGGCCATTGCCCGCGAGGAGGGGTTCGCTTGCGAGGCGCTGAGTTTTGACTATGGGCAGCGCCACCGCACAGAGCTTGCCGCTGCCCGCCGGGTTGCCCAATCTCTTGGCGCTAGCGGCCACACTACGCTTCCAATCGACATGCGTGCTATAGGCGGCAGTGCCCTGACCGACGACATTGATGTGCCCAAGGACAGAGGAGAGATTGGCCAGGGCATTCCCGTCACCTATGTTCCTGCGCGAAATACCGTGTTCCTTAGCTATGCGCTTGCCCTGGCCGAGGTGAAGGGGGCCTGGGATATTTTCATTGGGGTGAATGCTCTCGACTATTCTGGTTATCCGGATTGCCGGCCCGAGTTCATTGAAGCCTTCGAGCGTTTGGCGAACCTAGCGACAAAGGCGGCTGTGGAGTCTGGAGACGTCATGCGGATTCATTCGCCGCTCGCACAAATGAGTAAGGCCGATATCGTGCGCCGAGGGGCCGAGCTTGGAATTGATTTTGCGCTCACCCATTCGTGCTACGACCCGGGCGAGGGGGGGCGCTCATGCGGGCGCTGCGATGCCTGCCAGCTTCGGATAAAGGGTTTTGCCGAGGCGGGGATGAAAGACCCACTACCTTATACCCACTGA
- a CDS encoding aldo/keto reductase encodes MKYRRLGRTELKVSELGMGTWQTFDVQGRAPDAHCARITAEALRLGVNFYDTAPMYGEAERVLGQALKSNREEALIATKVLEHSEAAAEASIERSFKLLKTDVIDLFQIHNLASWRLVTPILKRYQKEGRIRYIGITDYNVSKYPEMIEAMRTGDFDTIQIPYHLGERTCRIKIIPLARELDMGVIVMTPVAPLFNRDLLLGPLSRADLSFLEPYGVRTPGQALLKYLLADPVVSTVIPATSKVERVAENAAISDGKHLPPEICERLESLL; translated from the coding sequence ATGAAATATAGGAGATTAGGCCGCACGGAGCTTAAGGTGAGCGAGTTGGGCATGGGCACCTGGCAGACGTTCGATGTTCAGGGAAGGGCCCCTGACGCCCATTGCGCCCGCATCACCGCCGAGGCGCTTCGGCTGGGTGTGAATTTTTACGACACCGCTCCCATGTACGGTGAGGCCGAAAGGGTGCTCGGTCAGGCGCTCAAAAGTAACCGAGAAGAGGCTCTCATCGCCACTAAAGTGCTTGAGCACAGCGAGGCCGCCGCTGAGGCGAGCATCGAGCGATCGTTCAAGCTCCTCAAGACCGATGTTATCGACCTGTTTCAGATCCACAACCTGGCGTCGTGGCGGCTGGTTACACCCATTCTAAAGCGTTATCAGAAAGAGGGGCGGATTCGCTACATCGGAATCACCGATTACAATGTTTCAAAATATCCAGAAATGATCGAAGCCATGCGAACAGGCGATTTCGACACGATACAAATCCCCTATCATCTGGGTGAGCGGACCTGCCGAATAAAAATCATCCCCCTTGCGCGAGAGTTAGACATGGGTGTGATCGTAATGACGCCAGTCGCTCCGCTCTTCAATCGAGACCTGTTGCTGGGGCCGCTCTCGCGGGCAGATTTGTCGTTCTTGGAGCCATACGGCGTTCGAACACCGGGCCAAGCGCTTTTGAAGTACCTTCTGGCGGACCCGGTAGTGTCCACCGTCATCCCGGCGACGAGCAAGGTAGAGCGTGTGGCCGAGAATGCAGCGATATCGGATGGCAAACACCTGCCGCCAGAGATCTGCGAGCGCCTGGAGAGTCTGCTCTAA
- a CDS encoding PPOX class F420-dependent oxidoreductase: protein MNRSEAIQFIETQKNGVMTTLLKDGRPHSAPIVYATSGETIEISATWTRVKTKNLERDPRANLCILPDNGWFPYITVEGTCELIEDPEGRLNLDLYRRITGGDPDDMDDYLKAMARDRRLIIRLSMDRIYPLDK, encoded by the coding sequence ATGAACCGTAGCGAGGCAATCCAATTCATCGAAACCCAGAAAAACGGCGTCATGACCACACTTTTAAAAGACGGGCGTCCGCACTCGGCCCCAATAGTCTACGCAACTTCGGGCGAGACAATAGAAATATCGGCAACATGGACACGCGTCAAAACGAAAAACCTTGAGCGCGACCCACGGGCGAACCTCTGCATCCTGCCCGACAATGGTTGGTTTCCCTATATCACCGTTGAGGGGACTTGCGAGCTCATAGAGGATCCTGAGGGCAGGCTCAACCTTGATCTTTACCGCCGCATCACCGGGGGCGACCCGGACGATATGGACGATTACCTCAAAGCCATGGCCCGTGATCGCCGCCTCATCATCCGGCTCTCAATGGACCGCATCTACCCGCTCGATAAATAA
- a CDS encoding redoxin domain-containing protein translates to MNCVREIPATRSWYERFKDKGLVVISNHAPEFAFEKKVANVKKAIKRLNVPYPVVMDNDHVNWRAYHNRYWPTKYLIDKKGIVRFKTIGEGNHAQTEEMIKKLLAE, encoded by the coding sequence ATCAACTGCGTCCGGGAGATCCCGGCGACACGCTCGTGGTACGAGCGCTTCAAAGATAAAGGCCTTGTCGTCATCAGCAACCACGCCCCCGAATTCGCCTTCGAGAAAAAGGTGGCAAACGTTAAAAAAGCCATCAAACGGCTGAACGTCCCCTACCCGGTGGTAATGGACAACGATCATGTGAACTGGCGGGCCTACCACAACCGCTACTGGCCGACGAAGTACCTGATTGACAAAAAGGGGATAGTCCGCTTTAAGACAATCGGTGAGGGAAATCACGCCCAAACCGAGGAAATGATCAAAAAACTGCTGGCCGAGTAG
- a CDS encoding SDR family NAD(P)-dependent oxidoreductase: MDFMLEGKVAMVTGGSRGIGFHIAKDLAAEGCHVIISGRGEKDLKDALDEIGNQKSSSRAASFRGDMTENGVAEKFLEQAVDFFGGVDILINNVGGGNPKTLLETTDEDWLQVFEFNLFQAVRMSRFAIPEMKKRGGGAILNVASIYGRESKGAMTYNASKASLISFTKSLAQQIAKDNIRVNSICPGGILFPGGVWERRIADAPDNLQGYIDSDFPLGRFGRPEEVSAAATLMVSPRASLVHGACWTVDGCQSRSNI; encoded by the coding sequence ATGGACTTTATGCTTGAAGGCAAGGTGGCGATGGTCACCGGCGGCAGCCGGGGGATTGGTTTTCATATCGCCAAGGATCTTGCTGCCGAGGGTTGCCATGTCATTATTAGTGGACGGGGCGAGAAAGATTTGAAGGACGCCCTCGATGAAATTGGCAACCAAAAAAGTTCAAGCCGCGCTGCCTCCTTCCGGGGTGATATGACGGAAAATGGGGTTGCCGAAAAATTTCTCGAACAGGCGGTCGATTTTTTTGGTGGGGTGGATATTCTCATCAACAATGTTGGCGGGGGAAATCCCAAAACGCTACTAGAGACGACCGATGAGGATTGGCTCCAGGTTTTCGAGTTCAACCTTTTTCAAGCCGTTCGAATGTCGCGCTTCGCGATACCGGAGATGAAAAAGAGAGGAGGGGGGGCAATCCTCAATGTCGCCTCGATATACGGTCGTGAGTCCAAAGGGGCGATGACTTACAACGCCTCGAAGGCATCACTCATTTCATTTACAAAATCCCTCGCCCAGCAAATTGCCAAGGACAATATTCGAGTTAATTCGATATGTCCGGGCGGTATTCTGTTTCCCGGCGGGGTGTGGGAGCGCCGAATAGCCGATGCGCCCGATAATCTTCAGGGCTACATCGACTCGGATTTTCCTCTGGGGCGGTTTGGGCGGCCCGAGGAGGTATCGGCCGCAGCAACGCTGATGGTGAGCCCGCGCGCGAGCCTGGTTCACGGCGCCTGCTGGACCGTGGACGGTTGCCAGAGTCGGTCAAACATTTAA